The following proteins are encoded in a genomic region of Enterocloster clostridioformis:
- the ltrA gene encoding group II intron reverse transcriptase/maturase has protein sequence MDTSSLMEQILSRDNLNAAYLQVVRNKGAAGVDGMTVEELGAYLSENGENIKEQLRTRKYKPKPVRRVEIPKPDGGTRNLGVPTAVDRFVQQAVAQVLTPIFEEQFHDHSYGFRPKRCAQQAVLKALEMMNDGHNWIVDIDLAKFFDTVDHDKLMTIFGRTIKDGDVISVVRKILVSGVMIDDEYEDTVVGTPQGGNISPLLANIMLNELDKELEARRLDFVRYADDLIIMVGSRQAAERVMKSVARFIEEKLGLKVNAEKSRVDKPKGIKYLGFGFYYDSFAKGYKARPHPKAAAKFKAQMKKYTSRSWGVGNGYKIGKLNRLIRGWINYFKIGSMKRLCAKMDGQIRYRLRMCIWKHWKTPKNREKNLIKLGLPPNAAHGISYAKGYARVCRSWNLHICISKERLAKFGLVSMEDYYAEKAVTC, from the coding sequence ATGGACACAAGCAGTCTCATGGAGCAGATATTAAGCAGGGATAATCTAAATGCGGCGTATCTGCAAGTCGTAAGGAATAAAGGAGCGGCAGGCGTGGACGGGATGACCGTTGAAGAACTTGGCGCATATCTTTCGGAAAACGGCGAAAACATTAAGGAACAGTTGCGGACGAGGAAGTATAAGCCGAAGCCAGTCCGCAGGGTGGAGATACCCAAACCCGATGGTGGTACAAGAAATCTTGGAGTGCCAACAGCAGTAGACCGCTTTGTACAGCAGGCGGTGGCACAGGTGCTTACCCCGATATTTGAGGAGCAGTTTCACGACCACAGCTATGGATTCAGACCCAAGCGGTGTGCACAGCAGGCAGTCCTTAAAGCATTGGAAATGATGAATGACGGACACAACTGGATAGTGGATATCGACCTAGCGAAATTCTTTGACACAGTAGACCATGACAAGCTGATGACGATTTTCGGACGGACAATAAAGGACGGAGATGTCATATCGGTGGTAAGAAAGATTCTGGTCAGCGGCGTAATGATTGATGATGAGTATGAAGATACGGTAGTCGGCACACCGCAGGGTGGAAATATCTCGCCGCTGTTAGCAAATATCATGTTAAATGAGCTGGACAAAGAACTGGAAGCAAGGAGGCTGGATTTCGTCCGGTATGCAGATGACCTTATTATAATGGTCGGGAGCAGACAGGCGGCAGAGCGGGTAATGAAGAGCGTGGCTCGGTTTATAGAGGAAAAGCTTGGACTGAAAGTGAACGCGGAAAAGAGCAGGGTTGATAAACCAAAGGGCATTAAGTATCTGGGGTTTGGATTTTACTATGACTCATTTGCCAAAGGGTACAAAGCCAGACCACACCCGAAAGCGGCAGCAAAGTTCAAGGCGCAGATGAAGAAATATACAAGCAGGAGCTGGGGAGTGGGCAATGGTTATAAAATTGGGAAACTCAACCGGCTTATCCGAGGGTGGATAAATTATTTCAAAATCGGAAGCATGAAAAGGCTGTGCGCAAAAATGGACGGACAGATTCGGTATCGACTGCGCATGTGCATATGGAAACACTGGAAAACGCCAAAGAACAGGGAAAAGAATCTTATCAAACTTGGTCTGCCGCCAAATGCGGCACATGGCATTTCATATGCCAAAGGATATGCCAGAGTGTGCAGAAGCTGGAATCTCCACATTTGTATCAGTAAAGAGAGACTAGCTAAGTTTGGTCTTGTATCCATGGAAGACTACTACGCCGAAAAGGCTGTTACATGTTAA
- the nifJ gene encoding pyruvate:ferredoxin (flavodoxin) oxidoreductase translates to MARKMKTMDGNHAAAHASYAFTDVAAIYPITPSSPMAEATDEWATDGRTNIFGREVQITEMQSEAGAAGAVHGSLAAGALTTTYTASQGLLLMIPNLYKIAGEQLPGVFNVSARALASHALSIFGDHSDVYACRQTGCAMLCESSVQEVMDLTVVAHMASIKGKVPFINFFDGFRTSHEIQKIETWDYEDLKEMVDMDAVDAFRKHALNPNHPCQRGSAQNPDIFFQAREACNPYYDALPAIVQEYMDKVNAKIGTDYKLFNYYGAADAEHIIISMGSVNDTIEETIDYMMKQGQKVGVVKVRLYRPFCVQALIDAIPDTVKVISVLDRTKEPGAIGEPLYLDVVAALKGSKFDQVKVLTGRYGLGSKDTTPAQIVAVYGNTTKSPFTVGIVDDVTNLSLEIGAPLVTTPEGTTNCKFWGLGADGTVGANKNSIKIIGDNTDMYAQAYFDYDSKKSGGVTMSHLRFGHSPIKSTYLIRTANFVACHNPAYVRKYNMVQELVDGGTFLLNCPWDMEGLEKHLPGQVKKFIADHNINFYTIDGVKIGIETGMGPTRINTILQSAFFELTGIIPAEKANELMKAAAKATYGRKGEDVVQKNWAAIDAGAKGMHKVEVPESWKNCEDEGLDYAVVTQGRKDVVDFVNNIQTKVSAQEGNSLPVSAFTEYADGSTPSGTSAYEKRGIAVKVPVWNPDNCIQCNFCAYVCPHAVIRPVAMTADEAAKAPADMKMKDMTGMAGYKFAITISALDCTGCGSCANVCPGMKGNKALVMESLEANLGQQAIFDFGQSLPIKEEVLAKFKENTVKGSQFRQPLLEFSGACAGCGETPYAKLITQLFGDRMYIANATGCSSIWGNSSPSTPYTVNAKGQGPAWDNSLFEDNAEFGYGMLLAQNAIRDGLKAKVESVMANEKATDEMKAACKEWLDTFGIGALNGTAADKLVAALDGVDCDVCRDIVKNKDFLAKKSQWVFGGDGWAYDIGFGGVDHVLASGKDINIMVYDTEVYSNTGGQSSKATKTGAVAQFAAGGKDVKKKDLASIAMSYGYVYVAQICMGADMAQTVKAIAEAEAYPGPSLIIAYAPCINHGIKKGMDKAQTEEKLAVECGYWNNFRYNPAAEKKFTLDSKAPKLETYQDFLKGEVRYMSLAMKNPERAAELFARNEAEAKERYAYLEKLVALYGND, encoded by the coding sequence ATGGCAAGAAAAATGAAAACCATGGATGGTAACCATGCAGCAGCACATGCGTCATATGCATTTACTGATGTAGCGGCTATCTATCCGATTACCCCATCCTCACCTATGGCTGAAGCCACAGACGAATGGGCAACAGACGGAAGAACCAATATCTTCGGTCGTGAAGTACAGATTACAGAGATGCAGTCTGAGGCTGGTGCAGCAGGTGCTGTACATGGTTCTCTGGCAGCAGGTGCTCTGACCACCACCTACACAGCGTCACAGGGTCTGTTACTGATGATCCCTAATCTTTATAAAATCGCGGGCGAGCAGCTGCCAGGCGTATTCAACGTATCCGCACGTGCTCTTGCTAGCCATGCATTATCTATTTTCGGTGACCATTCCGACGTTTACGCGTGCCGTCAGACCGGATGCGCCATGCTGTGCGAGTCCAGTGTACAGGAAGTAATGGACCTGACTGTTGTTGCACATATGGCATCCATCAAGGGCAAGGTTCCATTCATCAACTTCTTCGACGGTTTCCGTACATCCCATGAGATTCAGAAAATTGAAACCTGGGATTATGAGGATCTTAAGGAAATGGTTGACATGGACGCTGTAGATGCTTTCCGCAAGCATGCACTGAATCCAAATCATCCATGCCAGAGAGGCTCCGCTCAGAACCCGGATATCTTCTTCCAGGCAAGAGAAGCCTGCAACCCGTACTATGATGCCCTTCCTGCAATCGTTCAGGAATATATGGACAAGGTTAATGCCAAGATTGGTACTGACTATAAGCTGTTCAACTACTACGGCGCTGCTGATGCCGAGCACATCATCATCTCCATGGGTTCTGTCAATGACACCATTGAGGAGACCATCGACTACATGATGAAGCAGGGACAGAAGGTTGGTGTTGTTAAGGTTCGTCTGTACAGACCATTCTGCGTACAGGCCCTGATTGACGCCATTCCTGATACTGTTAAGGTTATCTCCGTATTAGACAGAACAAAAGAGCCGGGCGCCATCGGCGAGCCTCTGTACCTGGATGTTGTTGCCGCCCTTAAGGGAAGCAAGTTTGACCAGGTTAAGGTTTTAACCGGACGTTACGGCTTAGGTTCCAAGGATACCACACCTGCTCAGATCGTGGCAGTTTACGGGAATACAACCAAGTCCCCATTTACCGTAGGTATCGTGGATGACGTTACAAACCTGTCCTTAGAGATTGGAGCTCCTTTGGTTACCACTCCTGAGGGAACCACAAACTGTAAGTTCTGGGGGCTGGGCGCTGACGGTACGGTTGGTGCAAACAAGAACTCCATCAAGATCATCGGTGACAATACAGACATGTATGCACAGGCATACTTTGATTATGACTCCAAGAAGTCAGGCGGCGTTACCATGTCCCACCTGCGTTTCGGACACAGCCCAATCAAGTCTACCTATTTAATCCGTACAGCTAACTTCGTTGCCTGCCACAATCCCGCATATGTACGCAAGTACAACATGGTTCAGGAGCTGGTTGACGGCGGTACATTCCTGTTAAACTGCCCATGGGATATGGAAGGTCTTGAGAAGCATCTTCCAGGACAGGTTAAGAAGTTCATCGCTGACCACAACATCAACTTCTACACCATCGACGGTGTAAAGATTGGTATTGAGACAGGCATGGGCCCAACACGTATCAACACCATCCTTCAGTCCGCGTTCTTCGAGCTGACCGGCATCATTCCTGCTGAGAAGGCAAATGAGCTGATGAAGGCTGCTGCAAAGGCAACCTACGGCCGCAAGGGCGAGGACGTTGTTCAGAAGAACTGGGCAGCTATCGACGCAGGCGCTAAGGGCATGCACAAGGTAGAGGTTCCGGAGAGCTGGAAGAACTGTGAAGACGAAGGTCTTGACTATGCAGTTGTAACCCAGGGAAGAAAGGATGTAGTTGACTTCGTCAACAACATTCAGACAAAGGTAAGCGCTCAGGAAGGTAACTCCCTGCCCGTATCCGCATTTACAGAATACGCAGATGGTTCCACACCATCCGGTACCTCCGCATATGAGAAGCGCGGCATCGCTGTTAAGGTTCCTGTATGGAATCCGGACAACTGTATCCAGTGTAACTTCTGTGCGTATGTATGTCCTCACGCTGTAATCCGTCCGGTTGCCATGACCGCTGACGAGGCTGCTAAGGCACCTGCGGACATGAAGATGAAGGATATGACAGGTATGGCCGGCTACAAGTTTGCCATAACCATCTCCGCACTGGATTGTACGGGATGCGGTTCCTGTGCAAATGTATGCCCAGGCATGAAGGGCAACAAGGCTCTGGTTATGGAAAGCCTTGAGGCTAACCTTGGCCAGCAGGCCATCTTTGACTTTGGCCAGTCCCTGCCTATCAAGGAAGAAGTTCTGGCTAAGTTCAAAGAGAACACCGTTAAGGGCAGCCAGTTCAGACAGCCTCTGCTTGAATTCTCCGGCGCTTGCGCAGGATGCGGCGAGACTCCTTACGCAAAACTAATCACCCAGCTGTTTGGTGACAGGATGTACATTGCCAACGCAACAGGATGCTCTTCTATCTGGGGCAACTCCTCACCATCCACACCTTACACCGTAAATGCCAAGGGACAGGGTCCTGCATGGGACAACTCCCTGTTTGAGGATAACGCTGAGTTTGGTTACGGTATGTTACTGGCTCAGAACGCAATCAGAGACGGCTTAAAGGCTAAGGTTGAGAGCGTAATGGCTAACGAGAAGGCTACTGACGAGATGAAGGCAGCCTGCAAGGAATGGCTCGATACATTTGGCATCGGCGCTCTGAACGGCACTGCTGCCGATAAGCTGGTTGCAGCTCTGGACGGCGTTGACTGCGATGTCTGCAGAGACATTGTTAAGAATAAAGATTTCCTGGCTAAGAAGTCCCAGTGGGTATTCGGCGGTGACGGATGGGCTTACGATATCGGTTTCGGCGGCGTAGACCACGTACTGGCATCCGGTAAGGACATCAACATCATGGTATACGATACTGAGGTTTACTCCAATACAGGCGGCCAGTCCTCCAAGGCTACCAAGACAGGTGCTGTTGCACAGTTCGCTGCAGGCGGTAAGGACGTTAAGAAGAAAGACCTGGCCAGCATTGCCATGAGCTATGGTTATGTGTACGTTGCACAGATTTGTATGGGCGCTGATATGGCTCAGACTGTTAAGGCAATTGCCGAGGCAGAGGCTTATCCGGGACCATCTCTGATTATTGCATACGCTCCATGTATCAACCATGGTATCAAGAAGGGCATGGACAAGGCTCAGACAGAGGAGAAGCTGGCTGTAGAGTGCGGCTACTGGAACAACTTCCGCTACAACCCGGCAGCTGAGAAGAAGTTCACCCTGGATTCCAAGGCTCCTAAGCTTGAGACATATCAGGACTTCTTAAAGGGCGAGGTTCGTTACATGTCCCTGGCTATGAAGAATCCTGAGAGAGCAGCCGAGCTGTTTGCACGTAACGAGGCAGAGGCTAAGGAGCGTTACGCTTACTTAGAGAAGCTGGTTGCACTGTACGGCAACGACTAA
- a CDS encoding L,D-transpeptidase family protein, whose translation MRHERRVLGRAAAALVLTGVMMAAGSLTAMAAGSTGAGTAPDPKEQGPGVMAVSEAEPEEKGAAVENGIIQPQNLEGAKDADQLVVVVGTGGCGADVYYYKKSGEAWEMAWKEAGIVGRNGITDQKAEGDGSTPSGTYGFTMAFGLRENPGSILPYHKIAKGDYWVDDSASPYYNKLVNTSQVAKNWNSAENMASASPYYNYALALNYNEACEPGKGSAIFLHCFTASRDNGSAGCIRLPQERAKELVQSATERTKIVIAPDLERLK comes from the coding sequence ATGAGACATGAAAGAAGAGTATTAGGCAGGGCAGCGGCGGCGCTGGTTCTGACAGGCGTCATGATGGCAGCGGGAAGTCTTACGGCCATGGCTGCCGGCAGCACAGGCGCGGGTACAGCCCCTGACCCTAAGGAGCAGGGGCCGGGAGTAATGGCTGTTTCGGAAGCAGAGCCTGAGGAAAAGGGAGCGGCAGTGGAGAACGGAATCATACAGCCCCAGAATCTGGAAGGAGCAAAGGATGCGGACCAGCTGGTGGTGGTAGTGGGCACCGGCGGCTGCGGCGCGGATGTATATTATTATAAGAAGTCAGGGGAAGCATGGGAGATGGCCTGGAAGGAGGCCGGCATCGTAGGCAGAAACGGCATTACGGACCAGAAGGCAGAAGGAGACGGCAGCACGCCTTCCGGTACATATGGATTTACCATGGCCTTTGGGCTCAGGGAAAATCCGGGCAGCATCCTGCCCTACCATAAGATCGCAAAAGGCGATTACTGGGTGGATGATTCAGCCAGTCCCTATTATAACAAGCTGGTCAATACATCACAGGTTGCAAAGAACTGGAATTCCGCAGAGAACATGGCGTCTGCCTCCCCATACTATAATTATGCCCTGGCATTGAATTATAATGAGGCATGTGAGCCCGGAAAGGGATCTGCCATCTTTCTTCACTGTTTTACCGCATCCAGGGATAATGGCTCCGCGGGCTGTATCCGCCTGCCCCAGGAAAGGGCAAAGGAGCTGGTACAGTCAGCCACAGAGCGCACTAAGATTGTGATTGCGCCGGATTTGGAACGGTTAAAATGA
- a CDS encoding PHP domain-containing protein, protein MSYVDLHVHSNASDGTLSPEQVVHLAHEAGLSAIALTDHDTTAGVDVAMEAGTKLGLEVVPGIEVSSSFKDHEIHILGLFVDTDSPSLQAALKEFRQHRDQRNQEMLKRFDAHGIHLTAEELCAGNPDTVITRAHVARALLAKGLGPDLDHIFKKYLKYGGTYCPPKEFLPPEAVMEALLDSHAFVALAHPLQYKLGDRDTQELIAYLAGLGMKGLEVYHSSHNRLESAKLQEMAARHHLLPTGGSDFHGSNKPDISIGTGRGGLRVSSLLLDAIKNTL, encoded by the coding sequence ATGTCTTACGTTGATTTACACGTCCACTCAAATGCATCCGATGGCACCCTGTCACCTGAACAGGTGGTGCATCTGGCCCATGAGGCCGGACTTTCAGCCATCGCGCTTACAGACCACGATACCACGGCCGGAGTTGACGTGGCCATGGAGGCCGGAACAAAGCTGGGGCTGGAGGTGGTGCCCGGCATCGAGGTGTCCAGCAGCTTTAAGGACCACGAAATTCATATACTTGGACTTTTCGTGGACACGGATTCCCCCTCTCTGCAGGCCGCGCTGAAGGAATTCCGCCAGCACAGAGACCAGCGCAACCAGGAGATGCTGAAACGCTTTGATGCCCACGGCATCCACCTTACCGCCGAAGAACTGTGCGCCGGGAATCCCGACACGGTCATCACCAGGGCACATGTGGCAAGAGCCCTTCTGGCAAAGGGTCTGGGGCCTGATTTGGACCATATTTTCAAGAAATATCTGAAGTACGGAGGCACATACTGCCCGCCCAAGGAATTTCTGCCCCCGGAGGCAGTCATGGAAGCGCTCTTAGACAGCCATGCCTTTGTGGCCCTGGCCCATCCCCTCCAGTATAAGCTGGGGGACAGGGACACGCAGGAGCTCATCGCCTATCTGGCCGGCCTGGGCATGAAAGGCCTGGAGGTATATCACTCCTCCCACAACCGCCTGGAAAGCGCCAAGCTCCAGGAAATGGCTGCGCGCCACCATCTTCTCCCCACAGGCGGCTCCGATTTTCACGGCAGCAATAAACCAGATATTTCCATAGGGACAGGACGGGGCGGCCTGCGGGTCTCCTCCCTGCTGTTAGATGCGATAAAAAACACCCTTTAA
- a CDS encoding AI-2E family transporter, with translation MELNSDTIKKIRGLIVFTVVVVVAGINYRRLVDVAAGLMHIVWPFILGAAIAFILNVPMRNIERHLPVFGEGSRLRRPVSLVVTILLVTGGLFLVIFVVAPQLVKTFLNLQSSIPVFFAGVRDEAERVFASNPQILEYMNQMEVDWQEVFQNMVAFLKSGAGTMLNTTFSAAVSIVSGVSSFLIGFIFAIYILLQKETLGRQMKKVLAAFLPEPAVGRILDIMALTERTFSNFLTGQCVEAVILGTMFFVALTVIRLPYALLIGVLIAFTALIPIFGAFVGLAVGVFLMLMVNPMDALVFTITFFVLQQIEGNLIYPYVVGNSVGLPSIWVLVAVTVGGSMMGIVGMLIFIPLCSVLYALLRDGVNARLRRKGRGESACEPVCVAVSEENGDQEHQE, from the coding sequence ATGGAATTAAATAGCGATACAATAAAAAAAATCAGAGGACTTATTGTCTTTACCGTGGTGGTTGTGGTTGCGGGAATCAATTACAGACGTCTGGTGGATGTGGCGGCCGGACTGATGCACATTGTCTGGCCCTTTATTCTGGGGGCGGCCATTGCCTTCATACTGAACGTACCCATGCGCAATATCGAGAGGCATTTGCCCGTGTTTGGAGAGGGCAGCAGGCTGAGACGGCCTGTCAGCCTGGTGGTGACCATCCTCCTGGTTACAGGGGGCCTGTTTTTGGTCATCTTTGTGGTGGCGCCTCAGCTGGTAAAGACTTTTTTGAATCTTCAAAGCAGTATCCCTGTGTTTTTTGCGGGGGTACGCGATGAGGCGGAACGCGTCTTTGCCAGCAATCCCCAGATACTGGAATATATGAACCAGATGGAAGTGGACTGGCAGGAAGTGTTTCAGAACATGGTCGCGTTTTTAAAGAGCGGGGCGGGAACCATGCTGAACACCACCTTTTCGGCAGCTGTTTCCATTGTCAGCGGCGTGTCCTCATTCCTGATAGGATTTATCTTTGCCATTTATATTCTTCTGCAGAAGGAGACGCTGGGGCGGCAGATGAAGAAGGTGCTGGCGGCATTTCTGCCGGAACCGGCTGTAGGGCGGATACTGGATATCATGGCCCTTACGGAACGCACCTTCTCCAATTTCCTTACAGGACAGTGCGTGGAGGCCGTGATCCTGGGAACCATGTTTTTTGTGGCGCTGACCGTCATCCGTCTGCCCTATGCGCTGCTGATTGGGGTGCTGATTGCATTTACGGCTCTGATACCCATATTCGGCGCGTTTGTGGGACTGGCAGTGGGCGTGTTCCTGATGCTCATGGTAAATCCCATGGATGCCCTGGTTTTTACGATTACCTTCTTTGTATTGCAGCAGATTGAAGGAAACCTGATATACCCCTATGTGGTGGGGAATTCCGTGGGACTCCCATCCATATGGGTGCTGGTGGCCGTAACCGTGGGCGGAAGCATGATGGGAATTGTGGGAATGCTCATATTCATTCCGCTGTGTTCCGTTCTGTACGCGCTTTTAAGGGATGGAGTCAATGCCCGTTTAAGAAGAAAGGGCAGGGGAGAGTCTGCCTGTGAGCCTGTATGCGTGGCGGTCAGTGAGGAAAATGGGGACCAGGAGCATCAGGAATAA
- a CDS encoding alanyl-tRNA editing protein produces the protein MDKSRLYYQTPYVKSFMCTVEHCEESGKGTWLVILNQTGFYPEGGGQPYDTGTLNGIPVLSVHERGEKVIHELAQPIEEGTLAEGIIDWQRRYDNMQLHTGEHILSGLVHRHFGYDNVGFHMGTEEVTVDFNGVIEPEDLDRLEDEANQLVYANVPVKVLYPTEEELRTMEYRSKKELSGLVRIVEVPGGDVCACCGTHVENTGEVGIIKIRSMIHYKGGVRLSMLCGRRALLDYRDRLKDEIRISNLLSAKLIQVPDAVEKLKNDCQDRDFLIGKLGSSLVALKAGQFPESTDPLIVFEEDLTPVQVRQYATLLYEENRAGVAAVCSRNDRDGEYHYALGSSRMDMRALSKALNSRLSGRGGGSSLMAQGTFRAGREAIEAAFREETE, from the coding sequence ATGGACAAAAGCAGATTATATTACCAGACACCCTATGTAAAATCGTTTATGTGCACGGTGGAACACTGTGAGGAAAGCGGGAAGGGAACCTGGCTGGTGATCCTGAACCAGACTGGTTTTTATCCGGAAGGAGGAGGACAGCCCTATGATACAGGAACTTTAAACGGGATTCCCGTGCTGTCCGTCCATGAGAGGGGGGAGAAGGTGATCCATGAACTGGCGCAGCCCATAGAGGAGGGGACGCTGGCAGAGGGAATCATAGACTGGCAGAGGCGGTATGACAACATGCAGCTGCACACCGGGGAGCATATTTTGTCCGGTCTGGTGCACAGACACTTTGGTTACGATAATGTGGGCTTTCACATGGGGACCGAGGAGGTGACGGTGGACTTTAACGGCGTCATTGAGCCGGAGGATCTGGACCGGCTGGAGGACGAGGCCAACCAGCTGGTCTATGCCAATGTCCCTGTGAAGGTTCTTTATCCCACTGAGGAAGAACTCAGGACCATGGAGTACAGAAGCAAAAAGGAACTGTCCGGTCTGGTACGTATTGTGGAGGTGCCTGGAGGGGATGTGTGCGCTTGCTGCGGCACACATGTAGAAAACACCGGAGAAGTGGGCATTATTAAGATAAGAAGCATGATTCATTACAAGGGCGGCGTCCGCCTGTCCATGCTGTGCGGCCGCAGGGCCCTGTTGGATTACAGGGACAGGCTGAAGGATGAAATCAGGATATCCAACCTGCTGTCAGCCAAGCTCATCCAGGTGCCGGACGCAGTGGAAAAGCTTAAAAATGATTGCCAGGACAGGGATTTCCTGATTGGAAAGCTGGGAAGCAGCCTGGTGGCCCTGAAGGCAGGACAGTTCCCGGAAAGCACAGACCCCCTCATTGTATTTGAGGAGGATTTAACACCTGTTCAGGTCCGCCAGTATGCCACCCTTCTCTATGAAGAGAACAGGGCCGGGGTGGCTGCCGTGTGTTCCAGAAATGACAGGGACGGCGAATATCACTATGCCCTGGGCAGCAGCCGGATGGACATGCGCGCTCTCAGCAAAGCCCTGAACAGCCGCCTGAGCGGCAGGGGCGGGGGCAGCAGCCTCATGGCCCAGGGGACCTTCCGGGCGGGACGGGAAGCCATTGAGGCAGCCTTCCGGGAAGAGACAGAATGA
- a CDS encoding VanW family protein, with protein MNQLENNQNRRSSSAGRSRGRGSDKGTGRAASRNTGRSSSSGSGSRSSYSYRSGGQAGRMNAAQTARRNSPHRRKKGPDYKKIAIAGVILIILIACISLAMKFKGAGGSEPVDSTEETTGTEMMKEVKVDGIAITGMSKNQARNAILKEYPWSMTVTYDGDTYNVTNLAAEKVDALLEEIYSQEPAESYTLSMDGLEEAAAKEAESCAAKWNKKAKNGSIDSYDKEKGTFVFAGEEHGFAIDQEKLAADILKALKDKKFDASITATGSETAPDISAAAAKEKYKTISTFTTKTTANKARNTNIRLSAEALNGTVVHPGEEFSFNAVVGQRTEAKGYQGAAAYNNGEVVQEIGGGVCQVSTTLYNAVYRSGLGEESITFRRSHTFEPNYITPGQDATVSWEQPDFRFKNTSSTSIGIKASYADQKMTVSIYGIPILEEGTKLDLVSEKVEELDPPAPAYEEDQTLEPGVEIQKSAGSKGSRWITYKVVYKDGKEISREQDHKTTYKGHAPVIRRNTTGVVLAPEETTLSTETTPPIIDGMPDGYIPGDEATSIPSGNGSQENGPGTVTQPAAPTTAPGTAPNPSQVPQPSENGAAGPGGDNPVIAPLKPE; from the coding sequence ATGAATCAGTTAGAGAACAATCAGAACAGAAGAAGCTCCTCAGCAGGCAGAAGCCGCGGCAGGGGGTCAGATAAAGGCACGGGACGCGCAGCGTCCAGAAATACAGGCAGAAGCAGTTCGTCGGGCAGCGGTTCAAGGAGTTCCTATTCCTACCGTTCAGGAGGACAGGCCGGCAGGATGAACGCGGCCCAGACAGCCAGGCGCAACAGCCCTCACAGGAGAAAGAAGGGGCCGGATTATAAGAAGATTGCCATAGCCGGAGTTATCCTTATTATCCTTATTGCGTGCATATCACTGGCCATGAAGTTTAAGGGCGCCGGGGGAAGCGAACCGGTAGACAGCACGGAAGAGACAACCGGGACAGAGATGATGAAGGAAGTCAAGGTGGATGGAATCGCCATCACCGGCATGTCCAAGAACCAGGCCAGAAATGCGATCCTGAAGGAATATCCCTGGAGCATGACGGTCACCTATGACGGAGATACATATAATGTGACGAATTTAGCGGCGGAAAAGGTGGATGCGCTGCTGGAGGAAATCTACAGCCAGGAGCCGGCCGAGAGTTATACTCTGAGCATGGACGGACTGGAGGAGGCGGCTGCCAAGGAGGCGGAAAGCTGTGCCGCCAAGTGGAATAAAAAGGCCAAAAACGGTTCCATTGACAGCTACGACAAGGAAAAGGGCACTTTTGTGTTTGCAGGGGAAGAACATGGTTTTGCCATTGACCAGGAGAAGCTGGCGGCAGACATACTGAAGGCCCTGAAGGATAAGAAGTTCGACGCTTCCATCACAGCCACGGGAAGTGAGACGGCGCCGGATATCAGCGCCGCGGCTGCCAAGGAAAAATATAAGACCATAAGCACCTTCACCACAAAGACCACAGCCAATAAGGCCCGAAACACCAACATCAGGCTGTCTGCGGAGGCGCTGAACGGTACGGTTGTGCATCCGGGAGAGGAATTCTCCTTTAACGCAGTGGTGGGACAGAGGACAGAAGCAAAGGGCTACCAGGGAGCAGCCGCCTATAACAACGGAGAGGTAGTACAGGAAATCGGCGGAGGCGTATGCCAGGTATCCACCACCCTGTACAATGCAGTATACAGGTCAGGTCTGGGGGAGGAGAGCATTACCTTCAGACGCTCCCATACATTTGAGCCCAACTATATCACGCCGGGCCAGGATGCAACGGTGAGCTGGGAACAGCCGGATTTCCGCTTCAAGAACACCTCCAGCACATCCATCGGCATCAAGGCCAGCTACGCGGACCAGAAGATGACGGTTTCCATTTATGGAATTCCCATTCTGGAGGAGGGAACCAAGCTGGATTTGGTATCCGAGAAAGTGGAGGAACTGGATCCGCCGGCGCCTGCTTATGAGGAGGACCAGACCCTTGAGCCGGGTGTGGAGATTCAGAAGAGCGCAGGCAGCAAGGGAAGCAGATGGATTACCTACAAGGTGGTATATAAAGACGGAAAGGAAATTTCCAGGGAACAGGACCATAAGACCACATACAAAGGCCATGCCCCTGTTATCCGCCGCAACACCACCGGCGTGGTGCTGGCGCCTGAGGAGACTACCCTTTCCACAGAGACAACACCGCCAATCATTGACGGAATGCCGGACGGCTATATTCCGGGTGATGAGGCAACCTCCATACCTTCCGGGAACGGTTCACAGGAGAATGGACCCGGCACAGTGACCCAGCCGGCAGCGCCCACCACAGCGCCTGGGACGGCGCCAAATCCCTCCCAGGTACCACAGCCGTCTGAGAACGGGGCAGCCGGACCGGGCGGGGATAATCCGGTGATTGCACCGCTGAAACCGGAATAA